A genomic segment from Gavia stellata isolate bGavSte3 chromosome 4, bGavSte3.hap2, whole genome shotgun sequence encodes:
- the LOC132316944 gene encoding histone H4-like produces the protein MAGENKTGKGGKGLGKGGAKRHRKVLRDNIQGITKPAIRRLARRGGVKRISGLIYEETRGVLKVFLENVIRDAVTYTEHAKRKTVTAMDVVYALKRQGRTLYGFGG, from the exons ATGGCAGGAGAGAATAAAACCG GCAAAGGCGGGAAGGGGCTCGGCAAGGGGGGCGCCAAGCGCCACCGCAAGGTGCTGCGCGACAACATCCAGGGCATCACCAAGCCGGCCATCCGCCGCCTGGCTCGGCGCGGCGGCGTGAAGCGCATCTCGGGGCTCATCTACGAGGAGACCCGCGGCGTGCTGAAGGTTTTCTTGGAGAATGTGATCCGCGACGCTGTCACTTACACGGAGCACGCCAAAAGAAAGACGGTCACGGCCATGGATGTAGTCTACGCCCTCAAGCGCCAGGGACGCACCCTCTACGGCTTCGGCGGCTAA
- the LOC104258269 gene encoding histone H4, which translates to MSGRGKGGKGLGKGGAKRHRKVLRDNIQGITKPAIRRLARRGGVKRISGLIYEETRGVLKVFLENVIRDAVTYTEHAKRKTVTAMDVVYALKRQGRTLYGFGG; encoded by the coding sequence ATGTCTGGTAGAGGCAAGGGCGGGAAGGGGCTCGGCAAGGGGGGCGCCAAGCGCCACCGTAAGGTGCTGCGCGACAACATCCAGGGCATCACCAAGCCGGCCATCCGCCGCCTGGCTCGGCGCGGCGGCGTGAAGCGCATCTCGGGCCTCATCTACGAGGAGACGCGCGGCGTGCTGAAGGTCTTCCTGGAGAACGTGATCCGCGACGCTGTCACTTACACGGAGCACGCTAAGAGGAAGACGGTTACAGCCATGGACGTGGTCTACGCCCTCAAGCGCCAGGGACGCACCCTCTATGGCTTTGGCGGCTAA
- the LOC132316951 gene encoding histone H2A type 2-C, producing the protein MSGRGKQGGKARAKAKSRSSRAGLQFPVGRVHRLLRKGNYAERVGAGAPVYLAAVLEYLTAEILELAGNAARDNKKTRIIPRHLQLAIRNDEELNKLLGKVTIAQGGVLPNIQAVLLPKKTESHKAKSK; encoded by the coding sequence ATGTCCGGCCGCGGGAAGCAGGGCGGGAAGGCGCGGGCCAAGGCCAAGTCGCGCTCGTCGCGGGCCGGGCTGCAGTTCCCCGTGGGCCGCGTGCACCGGCTGCTGCGCAAGGGCAACTACGCGGAGCGGGTGGGCGCCGGCGCCCCGGTGTACCTGGCGGCCGTGCTGGAGTACCTGACGGCCGAGATCCTGGAGCTGGCGGGCAACGCGGCCCGCGACAACAAGAAGACGCGCATCATCCCCCGCCACCTGCAGCTGGCCATCCGCAACGACGAGGAGCTCAACAAGCTGCTGGGCAAGGTGACCATCGCGCAGGGCGGGGTGCTGCCCAACATCCAGGCCGTGCTGCTGCCCAAGAAGACTGAGAGTCACAAAGCTAAGAGCAAGTAA
- the LOC132316995 gene encoding histone H3, with the protein MARTKQTARKSTGGKAPRKQLATKAARKSAPATGGVKKPHRYRPGTVALREIRRYQKSTELLIRKLPFQRLVREIAQDFKTDLRFQSSAVMALQEASEAYLVGLFEDTNLCAIHAKRVTIMPKDIQLARRIRGERA; encoded by the coding sequence ATGGCGCGTACGAAGCAGACGGCGCGTAAGTCGACGGGCGGGAAGGCGCCCCGCAAGCAGCTGGCCACCAAGGCGGCCCGCAAGAGCGCGCCGGCCACGGGCGGCGTGAAGAAGCCGCACCGCTACCGGCCCGGCACGGTGGCGCTGCGCGAGATCCGGCGCTACCAGAAGTCGACGGAGCTGCTGATCCGCAAGCTGCCCTTCCAGCGGCTGGTGCGCGAAATCGCGCAGGACTTCAAGACCGACCTGCGCTTCCAGAGCTCGGCCGTGATGGCGCTGCAGGAGGCGAGCGAGGCCTACCTGGTGGGGCTCTTCGAGGACACCAACCTCTGCGCCATCCACGCCAAGCGCGTCACCATCATGCCCAAGGACATCCAGCTGGCCCGGCGCATCCGGGGTGAACGTGCATAA
- the LOC132316939 gene encoding histone H1.03-like, giving the protein MAETAPVAAPDVAAAAPAPAKASAAKKPKKAAGGSKARKPAGPSVTELITKAVSASKERKGLSLAALKKALAAGGYDVEKSNSRIKLGLKSLVSKGTLVQTKGTGASGSFRLNKKPGEAKEKAPKKRVAAAKPKKPAAKKPASAAKKPKKAVTAKKSPKKAKKPAATAAKKAAKSPKKATKVAKPKKVAAAAKSPAKAKAVKPKAAKPKAAKPKAAKAKKAAPKRK; this is encoded by the coding sequence ATGGCTGAGACCGCCCCTGTTGCCGCGCCCGACGTCGCCGCCGCTGCTCCGGCGCCGGCCAAGGCTTCTGCTGCCAAGAAGCCGAAGAAGGCGGCGGGTGGCTCCAAAGCCCGCAAGCCGGCGGGCCCCAGCGTCACTGAGCTGATTACCAAGGCCGTGTCCGCCTCCAAGGAGCGCAAGGGGCTCTCTCTCGCCGCGCTCAAGAAGGCGCTGGCTGCCGGGGGCTATGATGTTGAAAAGAGTAACAGCCGCATCAAGCTGGGGCTCAAGAGTCTCGTCAGCAAGGGCACTCTGGTGCAGACCAAGGGCACTGGCGCCTCCGGCTCTTTCCGCCTCAACAAGAAGCCAGGAGAAGCGAAGGAAAAAGCCCCCAAGAAGCGGGTGGCCGCAGCCAAGCCCAAGAAGCCGGCGGCCAAGAAGCCCGCCAGCGCTGCCAAGAAGCCCAAGAAGGCGGTGACAGCGAAGAAGAGCCCCAAGAAGGCCAAGAAGCCGGCGGCCACCGCGGCCAAGAAAGCTGCCAAGAGCCCCAAGAAGGCGACTAAGGTTGCCAAGCCTAAaaaggtggcagcagcagcgaaGAGCCCGGCCAAGGCAAAGGCAGTGAAGCCCAAAGCAGCCAAGCCCAAGGCAGCCAAGCCCAAAGCAGCCAAGGCGAAGAAGGCGGCGCCCAAGAGGAAATAA